In Numidum massiliense, a single genomic region encodes these proteins:
- the hemG gene encoding protoporphyrinogen oxidase: MPRRCRGEKATAVRVVRYWTDKAEYTEDSRKVITSKGIAMSERDGVTRMGEQGKHIVVVGGGISGLSAAFYLHQAIRENDLPHKVTLVEASDRLGGVIRSEVRDGFVMERGPDSFLERKKSGVELVRALGLQDELVRNATGQSYLLHSDRLLPIPEGAVMGVPTKLAPFVTTPLVSPLGKLRAAGDLLLPRTPLQGDQSVGAFFRRRLGNEVVDRIIAPLLSGVYSTDIDHLSLQATFPQFQQMEKKYRSLIVGMKNSRKRGITGSVRSVQSNVRGDQVHPDKAQTRNGRGQAASEQQPTPRDRHRKPQGAFLTLRGGLQSLVTALEEALPTTTVEKNRQLERIEKVGQRYFLSFRDGQKVTADAIVMSVPHHVTYKALGNTSFLQPLPGTNPASAANVVVAYRADRVRIAQEGTGFIVPRTETAYTITASTWVHKKWPHMAPPGYALLRCFLGRAEDATIVDAADDDIVQTALGDLRRVITLNGEPEFSVVTRWKNARPQYAVGHPAWLARLKSDMRQHFPGVELAGASYDGSGLPDCIAQGKRAAETALQFVGSR, from the coding sequence ATGAGCGAAAGAGATGGCGTAACTAGGATGGGCGAACAGGGGAAACACATAGTCGTCGTCGGCGGCGGGATCAGCGGCTTGTCCGCCGCCTTTTACTTACATCAGGCGATTCGCGAAAACGATCTGCCGCATAAAGTGACGTTAGTCGAAGCGAGTGACCGCCTCGGCGGAGTCATCCGGTCGGAAGTGAGAGACGGCTTCGTCATGGAGCGCGGACCCGATTCGTTTCTGGAACGGAAAAAAAGCGGTGTAGAACTCGTCCGTGCACTCGGACTGCAAGACGAGTTAGTGCGTAATGCCACTGGCCAATCATACTTGTTACACAGTGACCGCCTACTGCCCATTCCGGAAGGGGCGGTCATGGGAGTACCGACAAAGCTCGCTCCGTTCGTCACGACGCCGCTCGTCTCCCCGCTCGGGAAACTGCGCGCCGCAGGGGACTTGCTGTTACCGCGCACACCGCTGCAAGGCGACCAATCGGTCGGGGCGTTTTTTCGGCGCCGTCTCGGCAACGAAGTCGTCGACCGCATCATTGCGCCGCTGTTGTCCGGCGTGTATTCGACGGACATCGATCACCTTAGCTTGCAGGCGACGTTTCCACAGTTCCAACAGATGGAGAAAAAATATCGCAGCCTCATTGTGGGGATGAAAAACAGCCGCAAACGTGGGATAACGGGAAGTGTACGAAGTGTACAGTCGAACGTACGGGGCGACCAAGTACATCCTGACAAGGCGCAGACGCGAAACGGTCGTGGGCAGGCGGCAAGTGAGCAGCAACCGACACCGCGCGACCGTCATCGTAAGCCGCAAGGTGCCTTCCTCACGCTAAGAGGCGGGTTGCAGTCACTCGTCACAGCCTTGGAAGAGGCTTTACCCACAACGACTGTCGAAAAAAACCGGCAACTGGAACGGATCGAAAAGGTAGGGCAGCGGTACTTCCTCTCTTTTCGCGACGGTCAAAAAGTAACGGCCGATGCGATCGTCATGTCTGTGCCGCACCATGTCACATATAAAGCGCTCGGCAACACGAGCTTTTTACAGCCCCTCCCTGGCACTAATCCGGCGAGTGCCGCCAACGTCGTAGTCGCTTACCGTGCCGACCGCGTGCGCATTGCACAGGAAGGAACCGGCTTTATCGTGCCACGTACCGAAACGGCCTACACGATTACGGCTAGTACGTGGGTACACAAAAAATGGCCGCACATGGCTCCGCCGGGTTACGCCTTGCTGCGCTGTTTCCTCGGCCGCGCGGAAGATGCGACGATCGTCGATGCCGCCGACGATGACATCGTGCAAACGGCACTCGGCGACTTACGACGCGTCATAACGCTCAACGGCGAGCCAGAGTTTTCTGTCGTCACCCGCTGGAAAAACGCGCGGCCGCAGTACGCCGTCGGCCATCCGGCATGGCTGGCACGCCTCAAAAGCGACATGCGGCAACACTTTCCGGGTGTGGAGCTAGCCGGTGCCTCGTACGACGGCAGTGGCCTGCCCGACTGTATCGCCCAAGGAAAGCGGGCGGCGGAGACAGCACTACAGTTTGTGGGAAGTCGGTAG
- a CDS encoding sensor histidine kinase: MKSNVYSVIKGAPKGRVVFALAASACLTFVTVYVIQRFVPLVIENSVTLEAVYYSFIESVGYGNIQRLTDSGVASVLYFGFVVSIFGSYSYVFYRREKQRQYKKMAADIAEEVGYIAEGNFDHQIAVRKNDEFGRLAKNVNDIVAKLKMAMAEERRTEQAKNDLITNVSHDLRTPLTSIVGYLTLIEQDNYRDEIELRYYTQVAYEKALRLNDLVDDLFEYTRYQNKGVKLQKVPLNMAEMLGQLTVQYRLQLAEVGMVCREKIADELLTVLGDGEKLARVFENLISNAIKYGREGKYVDIHAFAENGMVVVDVVSYGEAISSIDLPYIFERFYRVEKSRAEERGGSGLGLAIAKSIVELHSGTIDAYSDEEKTIFTVKLPKAEGSVG, from the coding sequence TTGAAAAGTAATGTTTATAGCGTGATTAAGGGTGCACCTAAAGGGAGAGTCGTGTTTGCGTTAGCTGCGTCAGCTTGCTTGACCTTTGTAACGGTGTATGTGATCCAGCGCTTTGTCCCATTAGTTATTGAAAACTCGGTGACGTTGGAAGCCGTTTACTATTCGTTCATCGAGAGCGTCGGTTACGGGAATATCCAGCGTTTGACGGATTCAGGAGTCGCTTCAGTATTGTATTTTGGATTCGTTGTTAGCATTTTCGGGAGCTATAGTTACGTTTTTTATCGTCGGGAAAAGCAACGACAATACAAAAAAATGGCTGCAGACATCGCCGAGGAAGTGGGTTACATCGCCGAAGGAAACTTCGACCACCAGATTGCGGTACGGAAAAACGATGAGTTCGGACGCTTGGCCAAAAATGTGAACGACATCGTGGCGAAGTTAAAAATGGCTATGGCGGAAGAGCGGCGTACCGAGCAGGCGAAAAACGATTTGATCACGAACGTATCCCACGACTTGCGCACGCCGCTCACTTCCATCGTCGGCTATTTGACACTCATAGAACAGGACAATTACCGCGATGAGATCGAGTTGCGCTACTACACGCAAGTCGCTTATGAAAAAGCGCTGCGCTTAAACGATTTAGTCGACGATCTGTTTGAGTATACGCGATATCAAAACAAAGGTGTCAAACTGCAGAAAGTGCCGCTGAACATGGCGGAAATGTTAGGGCAGTTGACCGTACAGTACCGATTGCAACTGGCCGAAGTGGGCATGGTGTGTCGCGAAAAAATAGCGGACGAGCTGTTGACAGTACTTGGTGACGGTGAAAAATTAGCAAGGGTGTTTGAAAATTTAATCTCAAATGCGATTAAGTACGGTAGGGAAGGGAAATATGTTGATATTCATGCGTTTGCGGAAAACGGGATGGTTGTGGTAGACGTGGTCAGTTACGGCGAAGCGATTTCTAGCATAGACTTGCCGTATATTTTTGAGCGATTTTACCGTGTGGAAAAATCGCGGGCGGAAGAGAGAGGAGGTTCCGGTTTAGGGTTAGCGATTGCGAAAAGTATCGTCGAACTGCACAGCGGAACAATCGACGCGTACAGTGATGAGGAGAAGACGATTTTTACCGTTAAGCTGCCCAAGGCAGAGGGATCAGTAGGTTGA
- the fosB gene encoding metallothiol transferase FosB, whose product MQPIKSINHLTFSVSNLERSITFYKAVFGAKLLVKGERMAYFDLGGLWLALNVQEDIPRREIHESYTHVAFTVEEEDIDRLREKLEALNVPMFGRVRDEAREGKSLYFTDPDGHKFEFHTGNLQQRIECYKGEGKNYTFFIER is encoded by the coding sequence ATGCAACCGATAAAAAGTATTAACCACTTGACGTTCTCGGTGTCGAACCTCGAGCGGTCGATCACCTTTTATAAAGCCGTTTTCGGTGCGAAATTGTTAGTTAAAGGGGAGCGCATGGCCTACTTTGATCTAGGCGGACTGTGGCTAGCTTTAAATGTGCAGGAAGACATCCCCCGCCGGGAAATACACGAGTCTTATACGCATGTCGCTTTTACGGTAGAGGAGGAGGACATCGACCGTCTGCGCGAAAAACTGGAGGCGTTAAACGTACCGATGTTTGGACGGGTTCGGGATGAGGCGCGGGAAGGAAAGTCGCTCTATTTTACCGATCCCGACGGGCACAAGTTTGAGTTTCATACAGGAAACTTGCAGCAGCGCATCGAATGTTATAAAGGCGAAGGGAAAAACTATACGTTTTTTATCGAACGGTAG
- a CDS encoding DUF1731 domain-containing protein, with protein MLLGGCHVVPRRLQETGYSFKYPELGQALTELVRK; from the coding sequence TTGTTACTCGGTGGATGTCACGTCGTGCCGCGGCGGCTGCAGGAAACGGGATATTCGTTTAAGTATCCCGAATTAGGACAGGCGCTAACAGAGTTAGTTAGAAAGTAA
- a CDS encoding response regulator transcription factor produces MSKHILVVDDDRKIAELLEVYLRNEGYNVHKSFDGADALATLEAERIDLMILDVMMPKVDGLEVCRQVRKERNLPILMLSAKVEDMDKILGLMTGADDYMVKPFNPLELVARVKALLRRAAMPYASGASGEASGDIRLHSLVINHSKHTVEVDGQPVNLTAREFAILYLLASHPGRVFSSEEIYERVWNESSYGSSKTVMVHISNLRDKLERATRGEKIIHTVWGVGYKVEK; encoded by the coding sequence ATGAGTAAGCACATTTTAGTCGTCGACGACGATCGTAAAATTGCCGAGTTGCTTGAAGTATATTTGCGAAACGAAGGGTACAACGTTCACAAAAGCTTCGATGGCGCAGACGCGTTAGCGACACTCGAGGCCGAGCGCATCGACTTGATGATTCTCGATGTGATGATGCCTAAAGTCGATGGGTTGGAAGTTTGCAGGCAGGTGCGCAAGGAGAGAAACTTGCCCATTCTCATGCTGAGTGCAAAAGTGGAAGATATGGACAAAATCCTCGGCCTCATGACGGGCGCCGACGACTATATGGTCAAACCGTTTAACCCGCTAGAGTTAGTGGCGCGGGTGAAAGCGTTGCTGCGACGCGCCGCGATGCCGTATGCGTCAGGTGCCAGTGGCGAGGCGTCAGGCGACATACGCTTACATTCGCTCGTCATTAATCATAGCAAACATACGGTAGAAGTGGACGGTCAACCTGTGAATTTGACGGCGCGCGAATTTGCGATTTTGTATTTGCTCGCCAGCCATCCCGGCCGCGTGTTTAGCTCGGAAGAAATTTATGAGCGCGTATGGAATGAGAGTAGCTACGGATCGAGTAAAACAGTGATGGTACACATTAGCAATTTGCGCGACAAACTGGAACGAGCGACGCGCGGCGAAAAGATCATTCATACGGTATGGGGTGTCGGTTATAAAGTTGAAAAGTAA
- a CDS encoding helix-turn-helix transcriptional regulator, which produces MYNRVKELRARFNYTQEKLAQEVGVTRQTIAAVEKGEYVPSLLLALKICAAYGLPMEAVFSLKEEELC; this is translated from the coding sequence CTGTACAACCGCGTAAAGGAATTGCGCGCCCGTTTCAATTATACGCAGGAAAAATTGGCGCAAGAAGTTGGCGTGACGAGGCAAACGATTGCTGCGGTGGAAAAAGGGGAATATGTGCCGTCGCTGCTGTTGGCGTTAAAAATATGCGCTGCCTACGGCTTGCCGATGGAAGCAGTGTTTTCATTGAAGGAGGAGGAGCTATGTTGA
- a CDS encoding amidohydrolase family protein: MKIIDAHMHFSNIDSFKQTARDLSFLNYSGKGLAQEYAEAGIVLGIGMGVTESETGAFPDPSAPTPMGLDLEQGLPANIVYCLGINPHQLTGEHLQQVEKDLQKPHVVGLKIYLGYYPFYAYDEVYEPIYELAAKYGVPVVFHAGDTYAERGLLKYSHPLTIDEVAVKHRDVTFMIAHLGDPWVLDAVEIVYKNRNVFADLSGIIVGDTREVLRHEQSPLFLHHLRHALAYADDYTKFLFGTDWPLVQVQPYVNLISRLIPLTRHDDVFYNNALRVFPKIRSFLK; the protein is encoded by the coding sequence GTGAAAATCATTGACGCACACATGCACTTTTCGAATATTGACAGCTTTAAGCAGACGGCGCGCGATCTGTCGTTTTTAAACTACAGCGGCAAAGGGTTAGCGCAAGAATACGCGGAGGCGGGGATCGTGCTCGGGATCGGCATGGGCGTGACGGAAAGTGAGACTGGGGCCTTCCCCGACCCGTCTGCGCCTACGCCGATGGGACTCGACTTGGAGCAGGGGCTACCGGCTAACATCGTGTATTGCCTCGGCATAAACCCGCATCAACTGACGGGCGAACATTTACAACAAGTTGAGAAAGACCTGCAAAAGCCGCACGTCGTCGGTTTAAAAATCTACCTCGGTTACTATCCTTTTTATGCGTATGACGAGGTGTACGAGCCGATTTACGAACTTGCGGCTAAGTACGGCGTGCCGGTCGTCTTTCACGCAGGCGATACGTATGCCGAGCGCGGATTGCTCAAGTATTCCCACCCGCTAACGATCGATGAAGTGGCGGTTAAGCACCGTGACGTGACGTTTATGATTGCCCATCTCGGCGACCCGTGGGTGTTGGACGCGGTAGAAATCGTCTACAAAAATCGTAACGTCTTCGCCGATTTATCCGGCATTATCGTCGGCGATACGCGCGAAGTGCTTAGGCACGAGCAATCGCCGCTGTTTTTACACCATTTGCGACACGCGTTAGCGTACGCCGACGACTATACGAAGTTTTTATTCGGCACGGACTGGCCGCTCGTGCAAGTGCAACCGTACGTCAACTTAATTTCGCGCCTCATTCCGCTTACCCGCCACGACGACGTATTTTACAATAACGCCTTGCGCGTGTTTCCGAAGATTAGGTCGTTTTTGAAGTAA
- a CDS encoding GNAT family N-acetyltransferase — translation MPTLQKEKITIVEYRPELAAKIAKMWNESRDGWGGDSAVMEAEDVLREQENSENLHTFIALVGDEVVGYCGLKENFEDEGSLYISLLNVRTDYHNRKIGKALVLKAVERTIQLGWPRLDLHTWPGNTKAVPLYKKCGFFWEERDDTTHLMNFIPTVVQTEAVQPFFATADWYDDSVRPIEVKPDGRKQNGFDFFEYRWEKDGRSLRMEFERSGRGLRLIETDDYLIEATVENNALVFGRDYEIAYRIVNKTGQPLQVALSGCNNKNITYSFSETVDVTDDITVCGTFHVGAVEEEPHQWKTHPAVVTELCINGKKVLFKLGIAPKFPLQMKGQQPLSLCHKGEGVFYLDLENNALEETAFHFTLPHRSFIQFAQTDFSVTLAGQEKLSLPVSFALTGFGVYEQKIEVQVSPSDNEAYVFEKKIAVPFPGFGARFLYEDEEYYYLYNGPYRVTMNKDDGFTFPAHGESHDVSTFFLPPKLGKPYSDEIEKQRPVAVTFSENGTAAVMRATYHSKRFTGLHLTAVVTLFAEGLVERYVELYNDGDEERREAVYVRDPFYHDLYDGVIPYDGNIVVINANDGDDADYWNFDKLSENWLFAQKTGRPCGVCWPASSRVLIQDWFLALDSYVGKIGAKETVTTPPVTISIAAFPTWEAFRAFAVQQVGNGDTAFRSDDDFHGDAHRSAPFLSGSEYATADEHVHTSIQPVEPLALSANAGNPFLRAAQTDYELNVGGEKREFFQGTIAVEQVNCDERIACTEEENIGRKVDCGEWTADKERMVGDGDEQLVQSFREADECRAAHFTLPAPETCARLAVTTDFAAKKETLRRVLFRQGKEPIRVERFEADGYENYCVDNGVIALKAAPAFYPSVYSLCYNGREWFDHTYPTLRPKHWWNPWMGGLRTALKQLTPHSQLKEERQAEFVTREDSFGNAWQGIKLTVQLSAHKRYKGLTYAQYAMLLPGIPLVAMWVEFEQRTGTFLSSDVHTLLSIKSSDDYAAMRIATSDRDDSTAYYLNGSRVLLDRSHILISANTHTDVLHLIDPRVTPHNRVYLHEEVCEMTFMRRVRAADGSVQRLQPSFLLLSDRVFNEEELHDLKRLRFDE, via the coding sequence ATGCCGACATTGCAAAAAGAAAAAATAACGATTGTCGAATATCGACCAGAATTGGCCGCTAAAATCGCGAAAATGTGGAATGAAAGTCGCGACGGTTGGGGTGGCGATTCGGCCGTGATGGAAGCGGAAGACGTCTTACGGGAACAAGAGAACTCAGAAAACTTGCATACTTTTATTGCGTTAGTCGGCGACGAAGTCGTCGGTTATTGCGGTTTGAAAGAGAATTTCGAGGACGAAGGATCGCTCTACATATCGCTACTCAACGTGCGCACCGATTACCACAATCGTAAAATCGGCAAGGCGCTCGTCTTAAAGGCAGTGGAGCGGACGATTCAGCTCGGGTGGCCGCGACTCGACTTACATACGTGGCCAGGTAATACAAAAGCAGTGCCACTATACAAAAAGTGTGGTTTCTTTTGGGAAGAGCGGGACGATACGACTCATTTGATGAATTTCATTCCGACGGTTGTGCAGACTGAGGCGGTACAGCCCTTTTTCGCCACTGCCGATTGGTACGACGACAGCGTACGACCGATTGAAGTGAAGCCGGACGGACGGAAACAAAATGGCTTCGACTTTTTTGAATATCGCTGGGAAAAAGACGGACGTTCCTTACGCATGGAGTTTGAACGTAGTGGACGGGGCCTAAGGCTCATTGAAACGGATGACTATTTAATCGAAGCGACAGTTGAAAACAACGCGCTCGTCTTCGGGCGCGACTATGAGATTGCGTATCGGATCGTGAACAAGACGGGGCAACCGTTACAAGTGGCTCTGTCTGGATGCAATAATAAAAATATTACTTATTCGTTTTCTGAAACGGTCGATGTAACGGATGACATCACGGTATGCGGCACGTTTCACGTCGGAGCGGTTGAAGAAGAACCGCACCAGTGGAAGACGCATCCGGCCGTCGTCACCGAACTGTGCATTAACGGAAAAAAAGTGTTGTTTAAGCTTGGAATTGCCCCGAAATTTCCGCTACAAATGAAGGGACAACAGCCGCTGTCGCTCTGTCACAAAGGGGAAGGAGTCTTTTACCTCGACCTCGAAAACAACGCTCTGGAAGAGACGGCGTTCCACTTTACACTTCCGCACCGTTCGTTTATTCAGTTTGCGCAGACGGACTTTAGCGTGACGTTAGCTGGGCAGGAAAAACTGTCACTGCCTGTGTCCTTCGCGTTAACGGGGTTCGGCGTTTACGAACAAAAGATCGAGGTGCAAGTGAGTCCTTCTGACAATGAGGCATACGTGTTCGAGAAAAAAATCGCAGTGCCGTTTCCTGGGTTTGGCGCACGCTTTTTGTATGAAGACGAGGAGTATTACTATTTGTATAACGGGCCGTACCGGGTGACGATGAATAAAGACGACGGTTTTACTTTTCCGGCACATGGCGAGTCACACGATGTATCGACGTTTTTCTTACCGCCAAAACTGGGGAAACCGTACTCAGACGAGATCGAAAAACAACGGCCGGTTGCGGTAACTTTTTCCGAAAACGGCACGGCGGCTGTCATGCGTGCGACGTATCACTCGAAGCGCTTTACGGGATTGCACCTTACCGCTGTCGTCACGTTATTCGCTGAGGGACTGGTGGAACGTTACGTTGAACTTTATAACGACGGCGATGAAGAAAGGCGCGAAGCGGTTTATGTACGCGATCCGTTTTATCACGACTTGTATGACGGCGTCATTCCTTACGACGGCAACATTGTCGTCATTAACGCAAACGACGGGGATGATGCGGATTACTGGAATTTCGACAAGTTGAGTGAAAACTGGCTGTTTGCACAAAAAACAGGAAGACCGTGCGGAGTGTGTTGGCCAGCGTCGTCGCGCGTCCTCATACAAGACTGGTTTTTAGCACTTGATTCGTACGTCGGCAAAATCGGTGCGAAAGAGACAGTAACGACGCCTCCCGTGACGATTTCAATCGCTGCGTTTCCGACGTGGGAAGCGTTTCGCGCGTTCGCTGTGCAGCAAGTAGGGAATGGTGACACAGCCTTTCGTAGTGACGATGATTTTCACGGCGATGCACATCGTAGCGCCCCGTTCCTTAGCGGTAGCGAGTACGCGACTGCTGACGAACACGTTCACACGAGCATTCAGCCGGTCGAACCGTTAGCGTTGTCCGCCAATGCGGGCAATCCGTTTTTGCGCGCGGCGCAAACGGACTACGAGCTTAATGTTGGCGGGGAGAAACGCGAGTTTTTCCAGGGAACGATTGCGGTAGAGCAGGTGAACTGTGACGAGAGGATCGCCTGTACCGAGGAGGAGAATATTGGCAGAAAGGTCGATTGTGGCGAGTGGACAGCTGACAAGGAGCGGATGGTTGGAGATGGCGATGAGCAGCTCGTGCAGTCCTTTCGTGAAGCCGATGAGTGCCGGGCGGCTCACTTTACGCTTCCTGCCCCAGAGACGTGTGCACGGTTAGCCGTAACGACTGATTTTGCGGCAAAAAAAGAGACATTGCGGCGCGTGTTGTTCCGGCAAGGAAAGGAACCGATTCGCGTCGAGCGCTTTGAGGCAGACGGCTATGAAAATTACTGCGTCGACAACGGCGTGATCGCGTTGAAGGCGGCACCTGCCTTTTATCCATCTGTCTACTCACTTTGCTATAACGGTCGCGAATGGTTCGATCACACCTATCCGACGTTGCGACCGAAACATTGGTGGAACCCGTGGATGGGCGGTTTGCGTACGGCGCTGAAACAGTTGACGCCGCATTCACAGTTAAAAGAAGAGCGGCAAGCTGAATTTGTGACGCGGGAAGATTCGTTCGGCAATGCGTGGCAAGGAATTAAATTGACGGTTCAGCTAAGCGCACACAAGCGTTATAAAGGATTGACGTATGCACAGTACGCTATGCTGTTGCCGGGGATCCCCCTCGTGGCGATGTGGGTCGAATTTGAGCAGCGAACGGGGACATTTTTGTCGAGCGATGTGCATACGTTGCTCAGCATTAAAAGTAGCGACGACTATGCGGCGATGCGCATCGCGACGTCCGATCGCGATGACAGCACGGCATATTATCTCAACGGAAGTCGTGTGCTACTCGACCGATCACATATCTTAATTTCTGCAAATACACACACAGATGTCCTCCATCTCATTGATCCGAGGGTGACTCCGCACAACCGCGTCTATTTGCACGAAGAGGTGTGTGAAATGACTTTTATGCGTCGTGTGCGTGCGGCCGACGGTTCCGTGCAGAGGTTGCAGCCGAGTTTTTTGCTGCTGTCTGACCGCGTGTTTAATGAGGAAGAGTTGCACGATCTGAAGCGTCTTCGCTTTGATGAATAA
- a CDS encoding DUF2515 family protein, whose translation MNWPLWREQRDEQLIKQLKRILQTYQIAASDDHRSRNSCASKAVDPPAAKLLLGKDEALSAVVAEIRAQTAVRNRNNLTRTNAYFAYYEKFPEVHWALLAHLVSRNGGWNMTDLRGSLLRPLLSERMARALFAMFERSNWLIFHDAYPQLLLYAHSVRAQKPLFHLLPLFGVSRFAIPVWQYFWHKRDSALLTAALIVNEQQYIEQRVIRHPQYRPVLQSVMFKLFTACDLNQIVLSLGEDEPTATPLVGRTMHNFTNVAHRIKTGRMLYQTLFHPALYPHIYAWASRYAHTGSRADYFPHRYTSSPHQRTSAPKNKPPKIVSPRLTDTWADVTHRPAEAGDWYEGPRSLSVLVKTPQPSPKIKTYLISDAYDRSYRRLRIAASLAQVIRCIVRTWRK comes from the coding sequence ATGAACTGGCCGCTCTGGCGGGAACAACGTGACGAACAACTCATTAAGCAACTGAAACGCATCTTGCAGACGTATCAGATAGCTGCAAGTGACGACCATCGGAGTAGGAACAGCTGCGCGTCCAAGGCTGTCGATCCCCCAGCAGCAAAATTACTACTGGGCAAGGATGAAGCCCTCTCGGCGGTCGTCGCGGAAATCCGCGCACAGACAGCCGTCCGCAACCGCAACAACTTGACGCGCACGAACGCTTACTTCGCTTACTACGAAAAATTCCCCGAAGTGCACTGGGCACTACTCGCCCATCTCGTCTCGCGCAACGGCGGTTGGAATATGACCGATTTGCGCGGGTCGTTATTGCGTCCGCTCCTTTCCGAACGGATGGCACGAGCGCTGTTCGCTATGTTTGAACGGTCGAACTGGCTCATTTTTCACGACGCGTACCCGCAGTTGTTGCTGTATGCCCATTCCGTGCGCGCACAAAAACCGCTGTTCCACTTGTTGCCGCTGTTCGGCGTCTCGCGATTCGCTATTCCCGTCTGGCAGTACTTTTGGCATAAACGGGACTCCGCTTTGCTTACAGCAGCCTTAATCGTCAACGAGCAACAGTACATTGAACAGCGGGTGATCCGTCACCCGCAGTACCGTCCGGTGCTGCAATCGGTAATGTTCAAACTTTTCACCGCCTGTGACCTGAACCAAATCGTCTTGTCGCTAGGAGAGGACGAACCGACGGCGACGCCACTAGTCGGACGAACGATGCACAACTTTACGAACGTCGCTCACCGCATTAAAACGGGGCGGATGCTCTACCAAACGTTATTTCATCCCGCGCTATATCCGCACATATACGCATGGGCGAGTCGCTACGCACACACCGGATCGCGCGCCGACTACTTTCCACATCGCTATACGTCTTCGCCCCACCAACGAACATCAGCGCCAAAAAACAAACCGCCCAAAATCGTCAGCCCACGCTTAACTGACACATGGGCAGACGTGACGCATCGCCCTGCTGAAGCGGGCGACTGGTACGAAGGTCCACGGAGTCTATCTGTCCTCGTAAAAACGCCGCAGCCGTCGCCAAAAATAAAAACGTATCTCATTAGCGACGCCTACGACCGTTCCTACCGCCGGTTGCGCATCGCCGCCAGCTTAGCGCAAGTCATACGATGCATCGTCCGAACCTGGCGCAAATAG